The genomic DNA attcatAACAGTCATTGAAATTTGTGTTTCAATATTCTTTCTGATGTGGGCACAAGCAGCATTCTGTAACAATGCAGTATTGTACTCACTCATCTTCACGGAGGGAGGATGCCTGAGAAGAACCGATGAAACTGCTCAAATTAGCTGTGCATGTGCATGAATGTGGAGGTACCTGGTGACAGGCACAGCAGAGATGAAGCTGTACACCAGGCAGTGTTTTGACAGGTAAGAGCGGAGATCGCCACAGACTCCGGGGAAAGAAGGAATGGCACCCTcataacaaaaacacagtgaGTGATTTGATTGTTCTACCTTGACGTTGCGCTCTGCACTCTGTGACGAGATTTTGACAGCGACAGACACCATGCTGCGGGCCTCCGGACCAATACCCTCTGAGGGTGTTGAGGATCTCTCAGGTGAGGTCTCTGATTGGTAGTTTATATTTACTTCTTGAAACACATTGTCCAGCAGAACAGAATTCAGTTGTGACTTATAAGAGTTAAATTCCAGTTAAATAATTAACTAATAACTTTTAAAGGATAATCTTGACCAGCAGGAGAAAAATATGCctttaaacctttttcttgTGTCCTGAAGAGGCTTCTGAGGGATCATTAATGAAAGCTCAGATGCAACATTCTTGAACCAGTAAATATGTTGAAGAGACCTTACTTTGTACCAATAGGTTTGTTTCCACAGTGGAAAGTTCTATCTGTGTAATACTTTCTAAATGATTGCATGTGTTGGTAATGTGCgtgatgtttttttactttgcgAAAGTATTTTgcaaagtatttatatttttcaataaaGTGCAATGATTATCCAGTTTTACTGATAGGAACAGAGCATTGCACTTTATTGTGTGAGTTTATATAGTGGTGCAAAGACCAATGTAATCATAAACACTACATGTAGATTCATTTAGAAAGAAGCTCAATAGCACAACCAACAGTCATAAAAGGTGAACAGGAAAGTCTGGATGCAGCGTGTGAAATCTGGCCTCTTTTGAGTCAAACTCTTTCATtatgacatattttatttttatttttattgagaGTGTCATGACTGATCCTTTATCCTCAGCTATGGTAATGCTAATGTTGGCCAGAATCAATTACTCGGAAACAATAGTGACATAGCTTAAGCCTTCTCATAAATGTTAATTTTGCTCCTTCATTCACAGCACCACTTCCATCAGGCTGTTGTTTTTGGGCCTTGTGGTAACAGAACAAGGAAATCCTTTATACTGTCTGTTATCCCTCTGAGAGGCAGGTGAACACACTTTCCTGCTAAAGTGAGTCTCCTGCACTCAGCAGAACTAATGTTTAGGCTGCAAAGTCTAGTTGTTTGGTTTCTCACATTGAATCGTTGCACTAGTGCAATTTATAATTATCACAGGATAATACTGTGTAGTAGTGTTGTGTCTACTGTGTACTGATACCACAACTGTCTAATTATTGTCTATTTTACTGTTCTTTCCCTCTTTACGTGTCTTTCACTGTGCACATGCCTTTTCTGCATATATCTTCCCCTGTAGGATAACAAAAAGTGTACAGAAGTCACACAAGTTAATTAACTCAATCAAGGCTACCGATACTCATGTAAGTATTCAAATTAcaaattatgtttgttttatccTTTTTGTTCTTCACATATTTTTGCTTGACATTGAAACAGTGAGAGTTTAGTGGTGTACTACCTGAAAGACTCAACTGAGGGCgacaaagacattttcttttactgttgtttattacGTCTTCACTGACACGTGACACACCCCGGAAGTTGGTGACGTCGCAGAACAACAAAGATGGCAGGACTAGGAAGCAGCACCTACTGGGAAGGTATGAGAGCGACATTAGACCCATTTTAAACACGACACCCTCCACAACAACACACGGGACACAGTTCATGTTGTAAACAGCCTGTTAGTGAGCGCAGCTGTCGCCATGTTATTCCCATACGCCAATGGTTTAAACACGTACATCGCTACAACGGCCGGCGAAGCTAACGGTGGCTAACTCAACGCCGTTTAAGTTACTGGTTAATCAGTGTGGCCCAGGTTTCCGCCTTGAACCAGCTCGGCACATGTCGAGTTCACGTGACAACTGTTAAAGTCATTAGATGTCAATGAACAGAAACCGCTTACTACTGTTTTGTTAAAGAAGTGAATTGGTTTATCTCCTTGCTTTAATTCAAGTTAGTGAGACTGTTCGTTATGGTGGAAGAAATTAACAGCAAGCGATATgaccaaaaaacaaatcaatatcgAGAATTATCACGATAAACGTCTCTAGGCAGATTTTTGCTCTGAGTaagagttgtgtttttaaactcttATGTTTgagcagagaaagacaaactctaGCCAGCAACACCTTTTACAAATCTTAGGTAGATCAGATATGTTATATCACCTCACTGTGCGAACACAATGTACAAGTTATGTATCGATATGTATATTAAACCTTTGTTATGTTGCCATTGATGACAATTATGTAGCAATAACTGTTGATATTGTTTTAGTACAGAGTCTTAGAAGAAAAATCACAAATTCTACCCAGTGAAGAACagctagaaaaacaaataaaacataacaaatcTGCACACATATAGTGACTAGAAGCAAAAAGAAGCAAAACCAATACCATaaggagaataaagaaaaaggagacagtataaaagaaaccatttatACAACAGAAATGGAATGAAAAAAGTAGGATTGAGTTAATCTTGTTATGTTGGAGAGCATAATTTATTAAACATGATTTGATAACTTCTGGTCTTTTAGAGCAAGTTAAAGTTTTTAAGTGGTTGTACCCAACATTTTTAATTCTATAGGTGTCTGCGACGGGAATCATTTCGCACATTGTACATATTGTCAGTTGGTTTTATTTACTGTTGAACTATAGTGTGTATTTTGCGTGCATCATCATTAAAACTTTTCCTCAATGATGAAAGTTACTAGCAACTTCAGTGACACAATACATTTACAGCAGAGAAGTACAACATTTTCAACTGAATTGTTGCAGAGATGAagttgcattaaaaaaaaaattgagtaAATGCACATGTTAGTTTCCTCCAGTGAgtctacattttttttgtttgtgtgtgtgtttcagacctGCGAAAGCAGGCCCGACAGTTGGAGAATGAACTTGACCAGAAGTTGGTCTCCTTCAGTAAACTGTGCACCAGCTACAGCAGCTCCAGAGACGGACGTCGATCAGACACGTGAGTTAGTCTTCTGTTGTTCACAACAGTTTAAGACAAAGTCTGTTTAGGGTCACAGTCATACAGGGTTTGAGATATTATAATGTAGTAAGGAAAtgatttatataatatactttCACACAAATATTATTACAACATTTAGTTAAGAAATTTAAAGATCATGAAAGGGGAAGGAAAGGGTTTGGAGATAGTGGTTGAAGTTTGCTATCCAAGTTAAGTGTTGTAAAGCGGATGACAATGTTAGTTTCCCACTGTAATGTCAAACTTACTTTGTTTGCTATTCGACTGGTGTTGataattgtttatttgttgtgctAATCTCCATTTAAGTTTAGGAGTGTATCTATTAATAAGTGAAACAACCCTAATCAGTCTTCTTTGTTACTATTTCAACACATAAAAACTGTACaatgtttttcaaattatttcatGCAAATAGcttttcaaattattttctttctttgattgACTCATCAAGGTCGGACACCACCCCACTACTGAACAACTCTACCCAGGACAGGATGTTTGACAGCATGTCAGTGGAGATTGAGCAGCTGCTGGCCAAAGTAAGTAAATTCTCGAGGGCCAGTAAAAAGATGGTAGCAAGAGTAGCACTGGATTTATGTCAAGGTTCTTGTCTTTCAACGAGGAGAAAAGCAAACTGCCGACTCTGCTTCTTTATGTGGGCTAACATTGGACCCAGAATGATTTAATATAATTGAGTTCAACCTAAAACTCTGcacttttctgtttctcctgGAGCAGTTTAAAGGCAAAAGAGTAGAATCTAATGCTTCAGTATAAtttcttaaagggactcttacctttgttgcatttgagaattacagcacattcaaatcatcccgccttcctccaatgccccaccccctcgttcccatccgctgtgtttttttgaagaaactttatttacaagcagacttccaacctactgcctccgcgcacgcacgtgagtttttgtttaccaaagcaatggattcggattcagaagcaccggtaagttatatacattacCAATACAtaccacaagaagcagacggaaaacctgcatgtccatgcagcaaacagacaggtctgtcggccaataaggtccttcggtccgaagaattttattggttgaagttttcactaaatattatgagagtgaaataattgtttgtttttactactggtcggtctgtcttgcattttagagtgtcattaccttattaataccaatttaaccttatccaaaaaaagtgtaaaaatgcaacaaaggtaagagtccctttaaggtaATGACGCAAATAGAATCgtctgaatatttaaaatgaaagactttcctatgatatatatatataacatccTCAATTGAGAAAAATGTTAATACAGCACACgcagttttatttatgttttgcaTATGCACCATATTGTTATCTCTTCCATCCTTGTGGCTATCCATtccttctccgtctctctgtcagTTAACTGCAGTGAATGACAAGATGGCGGAGTACACCAATGCCCCGGGAACGTCTTCTCTCAATGCCGCACTCATGCACACgcttcagagacacagagacattcTACAGGTTTGGCCTCAGATTCCTTTCAAATTTGACTATAATCCTTCTATTGTCAATACTCGTATATGTTAGAACTTTGCATTTTCTGTAAAACATTGTAAAAAATTCACTGGCGAACACAACTATTTTAACATGGATACTTAACCTTGTTTTGTACTTTTGGTTTTCCCGAGTGTTCTTCTTCTGCACACTcctcattttcatgtttgtttaactCTCAGGATTACACACAAGAATTCCACAAAACTAAAGGAAACTTTTTGGCCatacgagagagagaggacctgCTCGGCTCCGTCAGGAAAGACATTGAGTAAGTCCTCACTCACACCAGCATGTGTAGGTAATATGGAATATGCTGTTAAATGTAGAAAATGTACTGACTAGTAAAACTACAATAAATGGTTGGTCAGTGCCAACCCAAAGTGTGTTATCTTCTCATGCACATGGTCACTTGGGGGGTATATGCATTTGCACATCAtttacttttgtttaaaaacacttcacaggctgttgtgttgtgtacagggctggactgggagaacaaaacggcccgggcattttttggctcagaccggcccacataattagccgagcacatctgccattaaattgacgtaacttatgtcttctaaatgtcttaaagtagctcatattaaaagacacaaaacaacccaaaatgtttctcctcaagatttatctcaactgactgaaaaattacaacaacaatatgcatataatgtataattttaccaattttgaaccctagatgctgaggttcaaatagtaatggaccagtgcatctgaacttctaattaactataaacaagtgcctcttgtgtctgcccaagaacgagagagagagagagagagagagagagagagagagagagagagagagagagagagagagagagagagagagagagagagagagagagagagagagagagagagagagagagagagagagagagagagagagagagagagagagagagagagagagagagagagagagagagagagagagagagagagagagagagagagagagagagagagagagagagagagagagagagagagagagagagagagagagagagagagagagagagagagagagagagagagagagagagagagccggccggccggccggcccaattggagggaatttagagaggaagaaaagaaaaaaaagaaaacaacaacatagcggaccagaccggcccacattgggtcaacggcccaccgggattatgcccggtatgccagatggccagtccacccctggttGTGTACACTCATACATTAGTAATAAAACAAGTTTGTTcacactgatgaagtgagtgatATGTCCTTAAGTCATCCTCACATTTTTTTGAATTAATGAACACGCTGGTAAAACAAGACTGAAAGTGAATGGATATGAATGCAATTTTATGATCCACCTGGAATCATGTGATATTGTAACAATGTTTGACATGGTACCAGTTGGACGTCTGTAGACGGTACTCAGTTGCCACTAGTCTAGATGACTGAGTTACCTTTACATCAATATATTCTCTgacagtttacattttttacatttcactcaatttttttttatcattttttgaGTAAATCTGTAGCCGTTTGAGTAAATTCTTGGCTGTTTGACAGCTTCCCTCCTCAGTTAATTTCTGTAGTGACGATGTCAGGAGACACTAAAAAGTTGCTTTTACTCGTCATGATTTTATTTGCTCTGTGGCAGCAGAACATGTTACACCAACCTTCGGTTTAAACTGGACTgaccaaacacagacagactctCTACAGACAGACTTGAAAACATTAACCAGCCTGGCAACTTTACGGCTACAAatgacccataatgcatcactgtaaaaaacaacagtcCCACTGCTACTTGAACTTTGCTCAAAAAGAGTATGCAttgtattataattatttgCTTGTGAAATATAAGACAAGACAACCCTCAATATAAAATCCTCACTCTCCAGAATATAAGAAAGCTGTCCGCAtagttttctgtttattcagtttaggTACTGCAGCTTATGACGGTAGGTAAAAAGCTGTTAGTGGCTGTGGAAGAATACAAACTAAAGTATTATTCATAGTGCTGCTGTGTTGTAAACCGTATTCCTTAGAGGGACAGTTGAACCTTGACTTCCACTTGGCACACTCCTGAAAAATGTTGGCTATTAAAACTGGAGAGGAGTTATGGCCTCGCTGGCCTTGTGTTGAGAAAGTGTGTCCTCTCTTCAAATTGGCTCAGTTCTGAGTCAGTGTATTGAAATGAGATGGAAGCTCCCCCAGACCATGACTCTTGTCGTTTTTTTGTAATGGCATATTGATCTATAAGACGCAGTGGAGAGTTAACGGCGAGGACTGCAGGATTCCTATTGAtccccctccatccatcctttatGCAAATGGTATGCGGCTGCCTCGTGCAGGCACACACGTTCCACAGACATCACAGTCACTGTATTAGATAATTATTTCTGATTAGACTCACCTAATGCAACATTTAAATGCAGCTGAGCCCCTCGCGTGTTTGTTTCATGGTAGCTTGTAAGGCTTGTTTtactgaaatacattttcatagtTTTTTTACTGGTAAAATTCTATATTAATATGTGGTCATTGATTAATATGCACATCGAGGATTTTGGGGATATACATGCTGCTCCTTTGCACACATTGACTAAAGTGCCTCTTTAGAACATTGTCTTTTTATTGTAGCACTACTGGTATTattgttgcttttgttgttgctgctgcagccatcttgtcctatattaTAGAATTGCTACATCCACCAAGGAGATTATTATTCATCcgtcttcttcttttcatttgcttttctttttttaaatggatggaTCACCctgaaacttagtggaaggatgtggtataaGTCAGGGTAGAACGtaatacattttggtgcagatacgGATCTGTTTAATTTAAGGAAGCAagattttttaacatttcatggACATCGATGATAAAAAACCCAGACATGCTTATGGGGCTAATATTTATGcctgtgtgcagtttggtgcagatccaaatacaaatctggatctagtgcaTTAACATGTGGGTTCATAGAGGGACTGTTGGGGCTTGGCAGAGTTATGAACTTTACTGATTACCATTCTTGTTATAAATAGTAGTAGTAAGATCCCATTAACACCACGTTTAAGGAATGATCATGTTGTTGTATccgtatatatttatttgtgccGGCAACTTCAGTGGCTTGAtgcattatgttttcaggttgtttgttttattcactcaaagatgaactgattgtAATTTTGTTGTGTAATTTCCAGGTCACTGTTACCTCACTTTTTTGGCTATAActgaataattcatatgctGATTATGAGAAAAATCTATGCAAATGTCAAATGGGATAAAATAACgaatcaattacattttatatgGAAATGTTTAAAGGTCTGACTCCCACTTCGTAACCTTTTAAATAAACCcagaaaaagaaagggagaaTGGACCATATTTCCTACATCTGACTCATATACAGAGGCATGAATCTGTAAGGTGGTGAATATAGTTTGGGAAATACATGTATGAGCAAATTCATTTCTTATACCACATATAATTATAAACTTTAAGTTCCTCTATCTTTTCAACCATCATCTATCATAACACGCAGACCATTATCTTTTGATAATTCGAATTCAGGCTGCACCCAAGCAAATACATTCTAGCTTTGCATCTACTAAGTAACATCCCATGAGGTCAGTGCTACATGGAACAGTTCGCTCAATCCTCTCTTTAAATAACCCTGGTAAGGAGTTTCACTGACCTCTCTAATCGGCTGAGTGCTGCTGATTGTAATGCATACAAATGAGCCAGTGTTGTTAGCCCTGTGCTCAGCCTAATGATGACTAATGTGCCCAGGGGCTGCTAACGAGAGAAGCATCTGAGCTCATATGTGAGAGAATTACAATGGCTGCTGTTACGGCAAAGTGCAATGTGTCGAGTCATGATTTACTTGAGACGGTTTCTCTTGAAAAGCAATATGCACCCAAACCTCCCCTTTTCACCCTCTGCTGCGGGGGCATGAGGAAAGATGAGaatttgaaaacacatgaaaGCCACGAGACATTTTAGATTGTTATCATAATTCTCTTATTGTTTTTGCTGTTATGCAACTCATTAGAAAGAAATAGGTATCActaacacatttttttcacatttcttgcGATTGAGAAAAGCAATGTGATAAATCTTTTCATTTTACTGTGCACTTTACTCACAATTGTAAGAAGTCATCATGAGATAAATGAAAATTACAAATTTAACTTCCCCAAATCAAGAAGCAGGGATTCAATATTAAAAATGTGAAGTCAGAGACCAGTCAGTTTTTGGCATGAGCAGTGTAGCTTAGGACTTCCATCATAACAGCAGCATAACAATAAAATTCAGTATACATGTGTCCATTAAAATACACTACAGAATAAATTGTGTTTGAAAAGCAAAA from Limanda limanda chromosome 6, fLimLim1.1, whole genome shotgun sequence includes the following:
- the gosr1 gene encoding Golgi SNAP receptor complex member 1; amino-acid sequence: MAGLGSSTYWEDLRKQARQLENELDQKLVSFSKLCTSYSSSRDGRRSDTSDTTPLLNNSTQDRMFDSMSVEIEQLLAKLTAVNDKMAEYTNAPGTSSLNAALMHTLQRHRDILQDYTQEFHKTKGNFLAIREREDLLGSVRKDIETYKSGSGVNNRRTELFLKEHEHLRNSDRLMDDTISIAMATKENMTSQRGLLKSIQSRVNTLANRFPTINNLIQRVNLRKRRDSLILGSVIGICTILLLLYAFH